One part of the Glycine max cultivar Williams 82 chromosome 14, Glycine_max_v4.0, whole genome shotgun sequence genome encodes these proteins:
- the LOC102668136 gene encoding uncharacterized mitochondrial protein AtMg00820-like, with protein MQTRSKSGIHNPRLHPALFLSHSEPKTVKQALANADWLTAMRQEYDALLKNRTWDLVSLPPNRQAIGCKWVFKVKENVDGSINRFKARLVAKGFHQVHGFDFHETFSPVIKPVTIRIILTLAVSWVKIIST; from the coding sequence ATGCAAACAAGGTCTAAGTCTGGTATTCACAACCCTAGGTTACATCCTGCTCTGTTCCTTTCTCATTCTGAGCCTAAAACTGTAAAACAGGCTTTGGCAAATGCAGATTGGCTCACTGCTATGCGACAAGAGTATGATGCCCTGCTAAAGAACAGAACTTGGGACTTGGTATCATTACCTCCTAATAGGCAAgctattggttgtaaatgggttTTCAAGGTAAAGGAAAATGTTGATGGTTCCATTAACAGGTtcaaagctcgattggtagccAAAGGATTTCATCAAGTGCATGGTTTTGATTTTCATGAAACCTTTTCTCCTGTGATCAAACCTGTTACTATTCGGATCATCCTTACTTTGGCTGTCTCATGGGTGAAAATTATTTCAACTTGA